Genomic segment of Parabacteroides pacaensis:
TACACCCATCCGGCAAATAAGCTCACCGTAACATGCACGGTAAAAGGCTACCCCCTTTATCATGCCGTGGAATGGGTCTTGCATTTTACCAACGAAAACACCGCCGATTCACCCATTATAGAAAACGTAAATGCCTGCAACCTATCTTTGCAATATCCCGCGAAAGGCAATTTCAACCTCCACTATTCGGAAGGAAGCCACATCACCCGATATGATTTCCATCCCCGTTCCGTCCGGTTAATACAAGGTGAAGCGAAACAGATGAGCCCCGAAGGAGGCCGTTCGTCACAAGGAAACTACCTCCCCTTCTTTAACATCGAATCGCCGGCCGGACAGGGCGTGGTGCTAAGTGTGGGATGGACCGGAACCTGGCAGGCGACCCTGAAGGCGGAAAACGAAAATACGGTAACCCTCACTGCCGGCATGAAGCGGATGCAAACCTTCCTCTATCCCGGCGAAACCATACGTACCCCTAGCATCAGCCTTCTTTTTTGGGAAGGAAAAGACCGGATGGACGGCCATAACCAATTCCGACGTTTTGTATTAGCACACAATACAAGAAAGATAAACGGGAACCCCGCACGCTACCCGCTGTCCGGCGGATTTAATTACCGCGATCCCGCCCCTTGCGGCGAATACTCCTGCATTACCGCCGATTACGCCATCGCCATGGTAAAAAGATACATCCAATTCGGGCTGAAGCCGGAAGTCTTCTGGCTGGATGCAGGTTGGCATACCGATGCCTCCGATTTTGAACACGGCAAATCCTGGGCTACCACCACCGGGAATTGGACGGTCGACACCTTACGCTTCCCGGAAGGCTTGCGGCCTGTTGCCGACGTGATCCACCAGGCGGGAGCCAAGTTTATGGTCTGGTTCGAACCCGAGCGCGTAGTAAAAGGCACGCAGTGGGCCGTGGAATTTCCCGAATGGATGCTCGAAAAGCCCCTGCAAGGCGACCCGAACCGGGAAGACAACACCTGGCTTTTGTTTGACCTGGGCAACCCGGAAGCCTGCCGGTGGCTATCGGAATATATAGGCGACATGCTGGAAGAAAACGGCATCGACTATTACCGGCAAGATTGTAACATAGAGCCTGCCCTCTATTGGGAAGCCAACGACGAACCCGTGCGTACCGGCATGAAAGAAATCCGGTATGTAGAAGGGCTCTACCGCTTCTGGGATTACCTGCTGGAACGTTTCCCTAACCTGCTTATCGACAACTGTGCCAGCGGCGGACGTCGAATCGACTGGGAAACCACCGGAAGAAGTGCTCCCTTATGGCGCAGCGATTATTACCACCACTACGATACCGACGGGTTGCAAAGCCAGACCTACGGGCTGGAGCTTTTCCTGCCCATACACGGCACGGGAAGCCTCCATACCGACCGTTATTCCTTCCGTTCCAGCATGAGCTCCGCCCTGATCTATAATTGGAAAGTAACCGATCCCCAGGCATCCATCCCCGAAATGCAAAGTTGCTTGAAAGAGTTCCATGCCGTCCGACCTTATTATTATGAAGACTATTACCCCCTTACTGGCACTGGTGATATTACGCGGTCCGATATTTGGCTGGCTTACCAGTTACACCGCCCCTCGGACGATAGCGGCATCGTGGTAGCCTTCCGCCGCCCCCAATCCGGAGAAAAAGAAATCAACGTCAGTCTCCGCGGAATAAGTACCCGCAAAGAATACGAAATAACTAATCCGGATACCGGGGAAACCATCCGCCTCACAGGTAAGGAACTGGCAGAGAAGATGACCTTGCGGCTCGAACAGCCCCGTTCGTCGCTCTTATTGAAATATAAACCCGTTAATACCATACAGAAATGAAAAGAAAGCTATTGTATCTTATCTTGATCCTCATCGCCTGTCCCAGACTAGGCATAGGGCAAGCCGTTACCCTGATGGGAAAACAACCGGTAGATGCCGGACGTTGGATCACCACGCATTTTGCCAAAGGAACCCTTCCCCCTTTTTCGTTTGAATACGGAGGAAAACCCTCCCAAGAATTTATCCGCAATTGGATCTATTCGGCGGAACCGCTGGAAAGTAATGACCCCGGCGAACTCAAGTACCGCTACACCTACCGCGATCCCGCCGGAAGTCTCCGGGTAGAGTGCGAGGTGAAAGGATTTACCGCCTCGCATGCGGTGGAATGGGTACTCCGTTTTACCAACACCGGGACAGCCAATACCCCCGAAATAGCGAATGTCTGCGTTTCCGACATGGTTCTCCGGTACGACCAGCCGGGCAAGTTCAACCTTCATTATGCTAAGGGGAGCTCTGCCTCCAAGGCAGACTTTGCCCCCCAGTTGAAAGTACTGGATTCCGGGGAAAACCTGTACATGCAGCCTCACGGCGGGCGTTCGTCGGATGCCGCTTTTCCGTTCTTCAACATAGAATCACCCTGCAAGCAAGGCGTGGTAGTCGGTATCGGGTGGACGGGAACCTGGTTTTCCGATGTCCGTTGTACCGACGGGCAAAGCGTCTGCCTGAAAACCGGTATCGAACGCCTCAAAGCTTACTTATATCCTCAGGAAACCATCCGTACCTCAAGTGTTTGCCTGCTGTTCTGGCAAGGTGACGACCGCATGGCGGGGCACAATGAATTCCGCCGTTTCATCCTGGCCCACCATACCCGTAAAATCGACGGAAAGCCTACCCGTTATCCCTTCTGCAAAGGATTCAACTACGGCGACCCGGCTCCTTGCAACGAATATACCTGCCTTACTGCCGACTATGCTATCGCACTTGTGAAAAGGTACAAGCAATTCAAACTCTTGCCCGAAGTCTTTTGGCTGGATGCCGGCTGGTACGACCAGGCTGCCGATGTAGCGAACCACAAGAATTGGGCCAATACGGTAGGAAACTGGACTGTAGACTCGATCCGTTTCCCGGAGGGATTAAAGCCGGTTGCCGACGAAATCCATAAAGTAGGCTCCAAGTTCATGGTTTGGTTCGAACCGGAAAGGGTCTATTACGGCTCGGCATGGGCTACCGAACATCCGGAATGGATGCTGGAACGACCCGGAGCGGACGCTTGCCTGGTCAACTTGGGAAATCCGGAGGCACGCCAATGGATGAGTAAATATATAGGCGACTTTATGGAGGCGAACGGCATTGATTATTACCGCCAGGACTTCAACATCGAGCCTGCCGGCTTTTGGGAGGCAAACGACGAACCGGGACGGCAAGGAATCTGTGAAATCAAATACATCGAAGGCTTGTATGCTTTCTGGGATTACCTGCTGGAACGTTTCCCCTATGCGTTAATAGACAATTGCGCCAGTGGCGGACGCCGTCTCGACCTGGAAACTACCTCCCGCAGTGCCCCTCTGTGGAGGACGGACTACAGTTACGGCGAACCGGACGGTTACCAGTGCCATACCTACGGGCTGAATTTCTATTTGCCGATGCACGGAACCGGCGTGTGGGGCGTTGACAAATATACATGCCGTTCCAGCTTGAGTTCTGCCGTGACGTTCAACTGGAAAGTAACCCAGCCGGGTGTTTCTATCTATGACATGCGCGACCGGCAGGCGGAGTTTGAAGAGCTGCGCCCTTACTTCCTGGAAGATTATTATCCTTTGAGCGGGACAGATAATACTACCGGCGACGATACGTGGCTGGCTTATCAGTTGTACCGCAAGTCGGACCAGAGCGGATATATCGTTGCCTTCCGCCGGAAGAACTGTCCGGATAAAGACTATACGGTAAAGCTGTCGGGACTGGAACCGGATAAAACCTACCTTCTTATCCACAAAGATACCGGCGATTCGATAAAAATGAGCGGCAAAGAACTTTCGGAAGGACTTTTGCTGACGCTGGATGAACCGCGAAGCAGCCTCATCATCCGCTACCAGGGTAACCTGTCCGCCCCCGTGCATAAACTCTCCGTAGGAGAAAAAACAGGCGTGGAAGTCCAGGCGTTGGGAGCGGAGTTCGATCCGCATTTCCTCTCGCAAAATGTGACACGTAACGACGGAGCCAAAGAAAAAGACTGGAAGAACATCATCGAGAAACGGGTCAAGGAAATGGGAATCCACCGTTTCCGTGTCATGGTACTGCCGCAATGGTACGAGCCGGAAAACGACAACGACGATCCGGAGATGATAAATTGGGACAAGTTCACCTTCGATTCCCCCGAAATGCAATCGCTTTACCGGGAGTTGGATTTGGCCCAACAACAAAACATAGAAGTTACTTTAACCCTGTGGGGTGCGCCTATCCGTCATTTCCTGGCAGGAAAAAACGGTGGGAACTGGGTGGTAGCTCCTGCCGACAATCAGGAATGGAGCGAAAACTTTTCCGCCCTGGTTCAATACCTGATAAAGAAGAAAGGGTATACGTGTATCAAAGAGATCACTCCGGTGAATGAGCCGGACTGGTCGTTCCTGGTCAACGGGAAAAGAGCTTCTACCGCAAAATATATCGAAATGTGCAAAGCCCTGGATCGTCGGTTTAAGAAAGACGGTATCCGGGATCAGGTACGTTTCAGCTTGTCCGATAATTCCGACGGAGGGTCGGGGACCCATAAATACCTGGCTGCTTGTACGCGGGAACTTCCCCAAGTAGCGGATGTGTTTAACTCCCATACTTACATCTTCGGGTACGAAACGCCCAATTCTACCATATTGGATTGGGAAAGGCAGAACTACGAACTGTCACGTTCTGCCGGCAAACCTCATTTCGTAGGCGAATTCGGCGGAAACCAATGTGTGGGAGCTACCCGGCAGAAAGACATCAACTTGTACGAACGCGGCGTGTTGATGGCACGAATTACCGTTAACCTGTTGAATGCCGGGGCAAGCGGGGTCAGCTACTGGAGCCTGATAGACCAGTATTACGGCAAGAACGACAGTTACGAAGGAATGCAGCAATTGGGCTTGTGGAAATATGTCAAGAATGCCTATGCACAAGATACGAGCTATACGGATATGAAATGCGACTATGAAGTCCGTCCCCAATACTTTGCTTACTCCTTGCTGACCCGTTTTATCCGTCCCGGAGCCGAAGTGTATCCGATCTCGACCCCCGAAGAGTTTTATGCCGGTACGGCTATTAAAAACAAAGACGGGAAGTGGGTGTATGTCTTTGCCAATGCAACGGGCACGGAAAAAAAGATCGGGCTTAGCAACCCGTATGTCCAAGGCAACAGCAGCTATAAAGTTTACAAGTACACGCAAGATGCCCTGCCGAAAGGGGACAAACAAATCTCTCCGGAGAAACGGCCCTTGAAAGTAGAAAATGAAGTATTCTATACCTTACCGGCCAATTCGGTAATCCTCCTGAAAGAAGAATAACCGCCGGTAAAGACGTCTCTGTCATCCCGCGCTTGACGCGGGATCTCCGATCGACGAAAGGCGTCCTTCCGGCAGGGAGATGGCGGGTCGTCGCCCGCCATGACAGGGGGTGGCAAATGGGCTCCGAGAGAAAGAGGGGTTGGCGAATAGGCTCCGGGAGAAAGAGATATAGGAGAATGGATTCCAAGGGAAAGAGGCGTGGGCAAATGGGCTCCGGGGAAGGTAAATTTTACGTAGGGCTTTTAGGATCATTCTGGGAAGTAGCCGGCCTTTTATCTTGGGAAGTAGCCGGCCCTTTATCCTGGGAAGCAGTTGTTCCTTCGTTCCGGGAAGAAGAAGCCGGACTTGCTGCCGGCTTTTCATCTTGTGTGTCGGAAGAGGCAGGCGCGTCGGATGCAGCCGTATTTTTAGATGTACCCTGCGAAACCGAACGAAGCGTATGCCAAGGCACTCCGCTAATCTGGCTAATCCGTTCGGTAATATTTCCTTCCCCTTCGATAATAGCACTATTTATATCGTCACGTGAAGAAGCATTCTGGAAAGCATACAACCCGAATTCCGGCAACACAGCTACAAAATGCTCCATAATTTCAGATTGGATAGACTCATAACTCGGCCAGTTCTTATTTGCGGAAAAGCAATAAATTTGTAAAGGAATCCCATTATCGTTAGGAGGCAACGTACGAACCATCAACAAAAGATCGCGGTTAATAAACGGATGCTTTTGCAAGTACAAAGTCATATAAGCACGGAATAGTCCCAAATTAGTCTCAATCGTGCCGTTTACCAACCCGTTGGGGTTATCCGTATTCACCACTTTCCCTTCCGCCTGTTCTTGCTGTTTCCGGGTGATATAATCTTGCAAGATATCGAATTTCTTCATTTCTTCCAAAAATTCCGGTGTACACTCCTGGATCGTGCCAGTCTCGATCGTATAAGAACGCATAATGCGCCGTCCTCCCGATTCAACCATCCCCCGCCAGTTAGTAAACGAACCGGAAATCAAGGAATAAGGAGGAATGGTTACAATCGTATTGTCGAAATTCTGCACTTTAACCGTATTCAACGTAATATCCATCACAATACCGTTCACGCCGTTCGAAGGCATCTCTATCCAGTCGCCGATATGAATCATGTCATTTTCGGCCAGTAATACCCCCGCAACAAACCCCAGGATACTATCCCGGAAGATCAGCAAAAGCAATGCGGCAAAAGCACCCAGGCCTGTAAGAAGGTTGGTTGGCGACTTGTTTACCAGAACCGATATGATGACGATAGCAGCCATAAAGATAAAAAATACCTGTACGATCTGTATCACCCCCTTCATCGGACGGTCGCGTAAAGCCTGGTTTTTATGAATTACAGTCTCACCTACAGCCGACAGCATCGTGTTGATGGCAATCAAAAAAACGATGATAAAATAAATCCACGTAATCTTCTGTGCGATATTCAGGAATCGGGGATCGTTTTCAAAAGCAAACGGCAAAAGGCTGATGATGATAAGGGGAGGGATCAGGCGGGCTATTTTCCGGATTACTTTCCGTTCAATCAGGATATCCAGTATGGTGACGTTCCTATATTTGCGAATTTTATTAACAAAGTAAACCAGTATTCCATGCACAGCTTTCCCTATGAAAAATGCGATGGTTAATATCAGCAGGAGATAAATTACTCCGTCTAACTGTTCTACCGCATGAGGATTGATGCCGAGGGAGGTAAGGAGATCTTTAATCCATCTCAATAACCCGTCGGCAAATTTATCCGTGTCATTCTTCATAAGTTCCGGTGTATCCATATCTATACAACCAACGGGAAGGGGTTTGGTTCAATCCGAAGTGTTGTCATATAAGATATTTTTTGATTATCCTTCAGCGATACGGCATGCTATGCTATAAACGGGATATAGCCGAATGTAGCTTTGTATAGCCTTTTATAAATGATTGAAGAGAGTATGCGTTTTCGGGAGAAGAAAATGTACCGTCAGCGAATAGGACGATTGGTACTTGCAAGCCACACTGGAATGAGGAAAGTGAGGAGATTACTGTGTGGATAGTAGGGACAATACCATGTAAGAGGTAGGGAGAATACTGTGTTACCTGTCCCCACACAGTAATCTCCCTACCTGCTACACAGTAATCTAACCACCTATTACACAGTAATCTCCCTACCACATACCTGGTAATCTCCTTACGGTCTACACAATATGGTTACTGAAAAAATAGGGCTTTGAGCCATAGCCCGGCACGGAAACTGCCGTTTTTCTTCTTTACGAGCTAAACATGAATGAAATGAAAGATATAAACCGGCTATAAAATGGGTGGGGGATGGTGGGGGATAAATGTAATTTTGAAAACTATAGAAATAAGGATGATGATATATATATTTCCTATAGTATATATATAATATATCATCATCCTATTTTATAAAAGATAGAAAAACGTATTTATCCCCCACTATCCCCCACNGTGGGGGATAAATGTAATTTTGAAAACTATAGAAATAAGGATGATGATATATATATTTCCTATAGTATATATATAATATATCATCATCCTATTTTATAAAAGATAGAAAAACGTATTTATCCCCCACTATCCCCCACCCATTTTATGGATTGAAAAGATAAGCAGAAAGAGAACAACGGGTTCTCTTCATCCGGGGGATGCTTCACTAATGAATTATAAAATAGCCAGTTATCGGGTCTGAAGATTCATCTGAATAATACTTTACCGTTTTTCCCCGAAATCAGTTTGTTGTTGCTCCACCTCTTTCAGCTTGAAAGCATTCAGTTCTTTTTGTAAGCGTTCTATTTCTTTTTCCGCCTTGCTTTTAGATGGCAGCGAGATCGATTCCGTTTGGACTTGGCCGAGCGCGGAAAGTTCTTCCTCATCATATACGAGTGGGATATCATCTGCTTGGGAACTCCATTCTATCTCTCCGGACAAAGGCATTTGCGACCCTTCAAAAAGTACACGGGCTTTTATCTTGATTTTACCGGGACGAGTGGTCGATTGAACCAAAATCGGAGCTTCTCCCCACAGTACGGGACGGGGATTAGCCATTACATTGGAACCTCCCAGGATACGGCCTTCTCCTTCGATATCAAACCGGATATAATAATTATTGAGGCGTTTCACATTCCCGTCTTTATCAGCGACGGAAGCGACAACGGTGACAAAGTCCGAACCATTGGCTTTTAGCTCCGTTCCCTGGTTATCTATGCGCAGAATAATTCTGGAAGGCCGGCGTGCAGGTGCTACTTTATGAGTGGCAACCACTTTACCGTCCATCATTCCTTCGGCCAGCATATACACTTCGTTTTGTTTGTTTTTCCCCGACAAAGCCTTATCGTCCATAAAATGATAGGCATCTTTGAAGGTGATGACCGGAGAAGGCATCCCTGAAGCAGTCTTTTCTTTCTTATAAAGATACGACTTGCCGTTCTTGAAAACCGTTAGCTTGACCTCGTCGCAATTAGAGTAAACCGTTACATCGTTAGGCGAAAACGGAGTCATTTCATGCGCAATATACACCATCGGCCCTGTTTCCGCAATCAAGTCGGAAGGCTGGGGTTCCCGTTGCGCCATAAACATATAATAAGCATACTTAGGCTGGCGGAAAACGTCCATAAGTCCGCCGTAGAACGGGTCCGGATGATACCCCCGCTGATGGTCGAACGAATGCCACAAACACCCGCCTACATGTTGGCGCCCGGTCTGGTAAAGCGCCTGATAACTGGTGTACTTATAAGGAGGATCGGCATAATGCCGGGCTTGTACCAACATCGGGACTTCTCCCCAAGCCCGGTTTACCCGGCTCGGCGAGTTATGGGAGTTCCAATCGTCTACATTATCCCCCCATTCCCGCGTGAAATAGGTTTTTGAAGGATCCGGTTGTTTGATAGCCCAATCATCGTCGCCGGTAGCCGGATGGGTAAACAATACCGGGAAAACCTCTTTCCCCCGTGCTCCGTTATCGCAACCCGCATAGCAATATGGATAAGGATATTCCGCATGGACAATATCATTTGTATTCTTGGCAAAGTCCGCCGGATACCAAGTCTCGTTCAAGATAGGCTCCCATAACCACAGGGAAGGATGGTTCCGGTCGCGGCGTACCAGGTTCCGGATATCGGAATAAACCCGCTGGGCGAAAACGGGAGCATCGTTCCAAAACTGCCAACCGGGTGTATTGTCGATCACGAAAAGCCCCAATTCATCGCAAGCATCCATAAAAGCGGGGTCTTGCGGGCAGTGGGCATTCCGGATCACTTTCACTCCGGCATCCCGTAGCTTCTTCGCATCCCGCCAGTGGGCACTGTTGGCAACCGCATTTCCTACCACGGCATAATCTTGATGGCGGTTAGCCCCGATCAAAGGCTTGTCATAAGGTTTGCCGTTTAGCCAGAACCCTTCCGCTCCTTTGAATTCGATGCTGCGGATACCGATACGCCGGCGGTATCCGTCTACTACCTTCCCTTCCCTATCCCGGATATACACGTCCAGATTGTAAAGATAGGGCGATTCCGGACTCCAGAGATGAGGATTTTTCACCACCACCTTATCGCCAACCGTGGCAGTCTTACCTGCTTTTACTTGTAATTTCTCGGAAAGAAGAGCTACCCGGTTGCCATCGGGCTCTGATATTTCAAAATCCACTAATCCGGAAAATGCTTTCTTTCCTTCATTGCGTACTTGCAATTTTAAGATCACCCTGGCACTGGTATCGCTCACGTTATCATACGCAACGAATAAGCCTCCTCCGGCAATTTCGTTCTCGTAGTTCGGATCGGTAATATGAACGGGGTTATGGGCTATTAGCCAGCAATCCCGGTAAATACCTCCGAAGTAAGTAAAATCCAATACATCCTGTGCTTTCCCCGGAGGGTAGGAGGGATCGTTGCTGTTATCGGCCCAGACGGTAATTACATTATCGCCGTTCCAGTCTATCACCTCTGTCAGGTCGGCTATGACCGGCAGATACCCTCCGAAATGCTCGGCCAGCATTTTTCCATTTGCCCAGACTTTGCATTTCCCCATGATTGCCTCGAAGTGCAAGAATAGCTTTTTCCCATTCAAAGAAGAAGCCGGCGTAAAATGTTTCCGGTACCAGACTTCTCCCTGGTAATTCATGCACCCGCTTGCCTCGGTAGGAAGATATTCGATGCCATGAGGCAAGGAAACAACCTGCCAGTCTTTGTCGTTGAAATCTTTTGCCGTCGCATCCGCCGTTTCCGGGAGATTTCCTTTGTGAAAACGCCAGGCGGGGTTCATGGAATACACTTCGCGCCCCGTGTCTTTCAACCGGAAGAACCCTGCGGTGGAGAATTGCGGCTGATGGCTCGCCCAAAGGGGAAACGCGAGCGTTAAAAAGAGAATATAAACGATTACTTTTTTCATGTGTTTATTTGTTTATTATGTTTAGTATATATGCGGAATTAAAACAGCCTGTAGCTTTTCGCTCGTGCTTCCCCTGTGATCCACCGTTTGGTCTTTTCCACCATAGGAAGCTCATAAAAAAATATCCAGTCGCTGTTATTGGTTTTGGAAGCGAGGTGGTTATGATGGTTCAGGTCGGCAATATATCCGTCGGGCTGCGACATGAAGCGGCTTTCCGAATAAACTTCTTCCAGGTTTTTGCGCATCGTATCGAATTGCAGGCATACGGCGTAAAGTTCTTTCATGGCCGTTTCTTTTTCGCCTTCCCCGGCGTTGTCGTATTTACTTAACGCAGTAATAAGCAGGGACGGGTAAACCAACAAATTATTGGTTTGTTCGTACACCTGCAAGGTATAGCGGTTCCGTAAAGCTTGTTTTTTAGCTTTTCGGATGCCGGCTTGGATAGGCTCGTATTGTTTAATCGCTTCTTGTGCCTTGGCTACTTTGTCGGCATATTTCCGGTTCCATTCTCCCGGTTTGTCTTTATCCGGCAAATCCAACAAGGTAAAGCCTTGTGTGCCCCAGGCGGGATTACGCCTGCCGGCGGTAACCAAAGCACCGTCGAAGAAGAATGCGGCGTTTTCCATTTCGTTGATGAAATTCAACAGGGAATCTGCCGGGTTCAATCCGAATTCCCTTTGGGCGTGGGCATCGTTAAACTCAGGCACAGTGCGGGCTTCTGGATTCCAGCCGTATTCTCCTTGGGCTATAAATCCGCGCCATACGGTTTCCAGGTGCGGCGACCCGTCGCCCCAAGCTGTTGCCAAAATGCCTTCCAATTGATTCTCCGCAATAAGCCGGTTGAATCCCCGGACATGATGTATCCGTGAGTTTTCTCTGGGAAGGAACGGCGAGTCTCCTGCGGACGCGGCGGTTGCTCCCATTACCCGCAATCCTTTCTGATGATACCAGTTTACTATTTTCTTATTCCCCGGTGTAAGGGCATCTTCGTATTTCCAACGCATGTAAACACATTCTTTAGGGAACAGGTTGATCCCTTCGTCTAATTTTTCCGTGTTCCATACTTTATCGATTTCTTCCTGGCTCATGTTGCTGTTGATAATTCCCCATAAATTGGCATATTTCAAGGGCATGTCATCCCAGAAGATGGGTGTCCGTCCGTGGTCTACGGCAAATTTGCAGACCTTTTGCAACCAGTA
This window contains:
- a CDS encoding family 20 glycosylhydrolase — translated: MKKTLIFICITLFSQLTFAGKPDPTFRILPSPQHMEMKDGKGIRYDQLNFIYSSNDSIPVLGTLLSALPQEEKKGAGVYLQLTDKQVPDSKEGYVLEINNKGVTISARNQAGLFYGCQTLEQLMQDSRDFRKEIPALKITDFPAIPYRAIHLDTKHHLDRMEYYYRMIDRLASYKINAIIWELEDKLRYTRRPEIGAANAISKQEMQALCRYAKERNVEIDPLVQGLGHAGFILKHHWEVRENPESDWEFCPADPRTYEIQFDLYLDALEAMPYGKYLHVGGDEITAIGIDERCKATGKSAFELQMYWLQKVCKFAVDHGRTPIFWDDMPLKYANLWGIINSNMSQEEIDKVWNTEKLDEGINLFPKECVYMRWKYEDALTPGNKKIVNWYHQKGLRVMGATAASAGDSPFLPRENSRIHHVRGFNRLIAENQLEGILATAWGDGSPHLETVWRGFIAQGEYGWNPEARTVPEFNDAHAQREFGLNPADSLLNFINEMENAAFFFDGALVTAGRRNPAWGTQGFTLLDLPDKDKPGEWNRKYADKVAKAQEAIKQYEPIQAGIRKAKKQALRNRYTLQVYEQTNNLLVYPSLLITALSKYDNAGEGEKETAMKELYAVCLQFDTMRKNLEEVYSESRFMSQPDGYIADLNHHNHLASKTNNSDWIFFYELPMVEKTKRWITGEARAKSYRLF